A stretch of Amycolatopsis balhimycina FH 1894 DNA encodes these proteins:
- a CDS encoding M23 family metallopeptidase codes for MVAAVAAGAFAAAAAGSTLKTVTDSDTAVTPLANSQDASASLTAGGAGSGGAPELLPTGHTVDASAEAAKLADSASITQAREQREADAAKRAAEEANRPKTCLPAHGTFTSGFGARWGTSHLGIDIANSIGTPIYAASDGTVIEAGPASGFGLWVRIQLDDGTIQVYGHMNSFSVKEGQKVKCGQQIAEIGNRGASTGPHLHFEVWQGGTKKIDPRPWLAARGIVV; via the coding sequence GTGGTTGCCGCCGTCGCGGCTGGTGCGTTCGCCGCTGCTGCTGCGGGCTCGACTCTCAAGACAGTCACCGATTCCGACACCGCCGTGACTCCCCTGGCCAACAGCCAGGACGCCAGCGCTTCGCTGACCGCGGGAGGTGCGGGCTCCGGGGGTGCCCCGGAACTCCTGCCGACCGGCCACACCGTCGACGCCTCCGCCGAAGCCGCGAAGCTGGCCGACAGCGCCTCCATCACGCAAGCCCGTGAGCAGCGCGAAGCCGACGCAGCCAAGAGGGCCGCCGAAGAAGCCAATCGCCCCAAGACCTGCCTGCCCGCGCACGGCACCTTCACCTCGGGCTTCGGTGCCCGGTGGGGCACGAGCCACCTCGGCATCGACATCGCCAACTCGATCGGCACCCCGATCTACGCCGCCTCCGACGGCACCGTGATCGAGGCCGGCCCGGCCAGCGGTTTCGGCCTCTGGGTCCGGATCCAGCTCGACGACGGCACGATCCAGGTCTACGGCCACATGAACAGCTTCTCCGTCAAGGAGGGCCAGAAGGTCAAGTGCGGCCAGCAGATCGCCGAGATCGGCAACCGCGGCGCGAGCACCGGCCCGCACCTGCACTTCGAGGTGTGGCAGGGCGGCACCAAGAAGATCGACCCCCGGCCCTGGCTGGCCGCGCGCGGCATCGTCGTCTGA
- the sucC gene encoding ADP-forming succinate--CoA ligase subunit beta has translation MDLYEYQARDLFAAHGVPVLPGSVASTPEEAKTAAEQIGTQVVVKAQVKVGGRGKAGGVKLAQTPDEAKEKAEAILGLDIKGHITRRVLVAEASDIASEYYFSFLLDRANRTFLAMASSEGGMEIEQLAVERPDALAKIPVDAIAGVDKAKALEILKAGNFPADIIDEAADVVVKLWETFVSEDATLVEVNPLVRDPQDKIIALDGKVTLDENADFRQPGHEALVDKDAENPLEAKAKAKNLNYVKLDGQVGIIGNGAGLVMSTLDVVAYAGEKHGGVKPANFLDIGGGASAEVMAAGLDVILNDTDVKSVFVNVFGGITACDAVANGIVEALKILGDEAAKPLVVRLDGNNVVEGRQILADANHPLVTVVDTMDNAADKAAELAAAGA, from the coding sequence GTGGACCTCTACGAGTACCAGGCGAGGGATCTCTTCGCCGCCCACGGAGTACCGGTTCTGCCGGGCTCGGTGGCTAGCACCCCCGAAGAAGCCAAGACCGCCGCGGAGCAGATCGGCACCCAGGTCGTCGTCAAGGCGCAGGTGAAGGTCGGCGGCCGCGGCAAGGCGGGCGGCGTCAAGCTGGCCCAGACGCCGGACGAGGCGAAGGAGAAGGCGGAAGCCATCCTCGGTCTCGACATCAAGGGCCACATCACGCGTCGCGTGCTCGTGGCCGAAGCCTCGGACATCGCGTCCGAGTACTACTTCTCCTTCCTGCTGGACCGCGCGAACCGCACGTTCCTGGCGATGGCGTCCTCCGAGGGCGGCATGGAGATCGAGCAGCTCGCGGTCGAGCGGCCCGACGCGCTCGCGAAGATCCCCGTCGACGCGATCGCCGGTGTGGACAAGGCGAAGGCGCTCGAGATCCTGAAGGCCGGCAACTTCCCGGCCGACATCATCGACGAGGCCGCCGACGTCGTCGTGAAGCTCTGGGAGACCTTCGTCTCCGAGGACGCCACGCTGGTCGAGGTCAACCCGCTGGTCCGCGACCCGCAGGACAAGATCATCGCCCTCGACGGCAAGGTCACCCTCGACGAGAACGCGGACTTCCGCCAGCCGGGCCACGAAGCCCTGGTGGACAAGGACGCGGAGAACCCGCTCGAGGCGAAGGCCAAGGCCAAGAACCTCAACTACGTCAAGCTCGACGGCCAGGTCGGCATCATCGGCAACGGCGCGGGTCTCGTGATGTCCACTTTGGACGTCGTGGCGTACGCGGGCGAGAAGCACGGCGGCGTCAAGCCCGCCAACTTCCTCGACATCGGCGGCGGCGCGTCGGCCGAGGTCATGGCGGCCGGGCTGGACGTCATCCTCAACGACACCGACGTGAAGAGCGTCTTCGTCAACGTCTTCGGCGGCATCACCGCCTGCGACGCGGTGGCGAACGGCATCGTCGAGGCCCTGAAGATCCTGGGCGACGAGGCCGCCAAGCCGCTGGTCGTCCGCCTGGACGGCAACAACGTCGTCGAGGGTCGCCAGATCCTGGCCGACGCGAACCACCCGCTGGTCACCGTGGTGGACACAATGGACAACGCGGCCGACAAGGCTGCCGAGCTCGCCGCGGCAGGTGCGTGA